A section of the Kribbella sp. HUAS MG21 genome encodes:
- a CDS encoding extracellular solute-binding protein: MRMAKCLRLAVVLGLLATGAACGGGGSGSSDGKVELTLLSHYSDGPSKEGLDKMIQQWNNENPNVQVKAQVVKFDDLLTTMTVRQTGGRGADIVSAYGLWGGQLMKANVVAKVPDEIATKIKAEYSPAALGAVTTGDTLLGYPTELNTYVLFYNKKILAAAGISKPPATWAELADAARKTVKRDAKGNIQVEGLSLIQDGDNKSVHPFLSLLDAAGGTFLGPDGTPRFDNAEGKAALKFESELAAAKATNPSIMPTKQFRSGGVAMAIQAGWWIGSLKTQMKDKYASDVGVAAIPGPAAGSKGSLAYGFFMGVNQRSKHADEAWKFLTWMNEHKASDGKVTETGKWLADQGLIPPRTADQAEYKKSLSDPNLAPIYDAATYAMAEPNQPGAYEAKTALHNSIMGVLANGKNPDEALTQAAKAVKPQ, translated from the coding sequence ATGCGCATGGCCAAGTGTTTGCGGCTGGCAGTTGTCCTGGGGCTCCTCGCGACGGGCGCTGCCTGTGGGGGCGGCGGCTCGGGCAGTAGCGACGGGAAGGTCGAGCTGACGCTGCTGAGCCACTACAGCGACGGCCCGTCCAAAGAGGGCCTGGACAAGATGATCCAGCAGTGGAACAACGAGAACCCGAACGTCCAGGTGAAGGCGCAGGTGGTCAAGTTCGACGACCTGCTCACCACGATGACGGTCCGGCAGACCGGCGGGCGTGGCGCCGACATCGTCAGCGCGTACGGCCTGTGGGGCGGCCAGCTGATGAAGGCGAACGTCGTGGCGAAGGTGCCGGACGAGATCGCGACCAAGATCAAGGCGGAGTACAGCCCGGCGGCGCTCGGCGCGGTGACCACCGGCGACACGCTGCTCGGGTACCCGACCGAGCTGAACACCTACGTGCTGTTCTACAACAAGAAGATCCTGGCGGCGGCCGGGATCAGCAAGCCGCCGGCCACCTGGGCCGAGCTCGCCGACGCGGCGCGCAAGACCGTGAAGCGCGATGCCAAGGGCAACATCCAGGTCGAGGGCCTGAGCCTGATCCAGGACGGCGACAACAAGTCGGTGCACCCGTTCCTGTCGCTGCTGGACGCGGCCGGCGGCACCTTCCTCGGCCCGGACGGTACGCCGCGGTTCGACAACGCCGAGGGCAAGGCGGCGCTGAAGTTCGAGTCCGAGCTGGCCGCGGCGAAGGCGACGAACCCGTCGATCATGCCGACCAAGCAGTTCCGCAGCGGCGGGGTCGCGATGGCGATCCAGGCCGGCTGGTGGATCGGCAGCCTGAAGACCCAGATGAAGGACAAGTACGCCTCCGACGTCGGCGTGGCCGCGATCCCGGGCCCGGCGGCGGGCAGCAAGGGCTCGCTGGCGTACGGCTTCTTCATGGGCGTGAACCAGCGCAGCAAGCACGCCGACGAGGCGTGGAAGTTCCTCACCTGGATGAACGAGCACAAGGCCTCCGACGGCAAGGTGACCGAGACCGGGAAGTGGCTGGCCGACCAGGGCCTGATCCCGCCGCGGACCGCTGACCAGGCGGAGTACAAGAAGTCGTTGTCCGATCCGAACCTGGCGCCGATCTACGACGCGGCGACGTACGCGATGGCCGAGCCCAACCAGCCCGGCGCGTACGAGGCCAAGACCGCGCTGCACAACTCGATCATGGGTGTGCTTGCCAACGGCAAGAATCCCGACGAGGCGCTGACCCAGGCCGCGAAGGCGGTCAAGCCGCAATGA